A single Triplophysa rosa unplaced genomic scaffold, Trosa_1v2 scaffold246_ERROPOS420716+, whole genome shotgun sequence DNA region contains:
- the LOC130550142 gene encoding NACHT, LRR and PYD domains-containing protein 1 homolog isoform X1, with the protein MDHNAIRAQFVDAHWATLVQRVGIAVMPIADELFSNKMLGSESYSMIKAAATNQEKMRVLVEVLHSGGNAVKSAFYSGLEKHAAFLLRDLKLKSMGLKQLEGLNPPTAECHVESLEEYKKWIQRELKFVTEYNSLPGDHVLLSERYIQPLIIMRHREKKERTEELCFKGESFQQLISSENDAEKENNVLDALFSADSKGICPGAVILQGNSGKGKSVTAQKIMLDWASGNHGRENYDCVFHLKCKELNQISEEQSLVEILSINSNLTPDQILQILQKSPKRVLVLIDGFDELKFSFSDASNKLTARNLYKKDPPEASLTALLSGCLLPESFLLVTTRSTATDTLSGVLKKPQRLTEIIGFSEREVEEYFQKFFQAEELFRNAYESVKANETLFTACSSPVICWIICTVIRERFNDGAYVTSGLETTTSIYVDFVFILLKHHCQGLSESVPTLLKSLGQLAERGVLERQVLFDEKSVKKAVSDPAGSPFLGKFLFKKRTRQETMFSFMHLSFQEFFTALYYVLDEKEFCGKLTEWFHSELPEYHFFPVVQFLCGLCNKEVSDSLKETHNVSVPPSVQAQLEEWILHFRTKYYLRYILLCLYELHEKDFVQKAVEAWQEMDMSWDSLNRTDCWALVYCLECCPQFRSLNLNFAAEELKMLQSVLCRTPELELVVQNLADTDVSDLISALGEEKLLRALRLNSKGLSDQSVRQILHALHKQKTVGGLQIAVKNITADTALILTDFIQNTEKWEEIGLRTNTDCKNAESLCSGLRLYNTDGIFALHVVRLCSTPQKAPSLSEIILRYPHSEMSGMNLKNFLQAFHDINCLTEENAGFEQQVDSLLSHLFSFSDLSVIISAPLLTEKWASRILFLIQSCSKSLPLYVAFKAGFLSSDGAKWLPGLLMEEGIRFLQESPKYPRCTLVIEGLRCCKSTGCCSHQTDQIKEIDCNQSVTIVISRGNCTEDCSDQEST; encoded by the exons ATGGATCATAACGCAATAC GTGCTCAGTTTGTGGACGCTCACTGGGCGACACTCGTTCAGAGGGTGGGCATAGCGGTGATGCCAATAGCTGATGagcttttttcaaataaaatgctgGGAAGCGAGTCATACAGCATGATCAAAGCAGCAGCTACCAACCAGGAGAAAATGAGAGTGTTGGTTGAAGTCTTGCACTCTGGAGGAAACGCTGTTAAATCTGCCTTTTATTCTGGACTGGAAAAGCATGCAGCGTTTCTGCTTAGAGATCTGA AATTAAAGAGCatgggtttgaaacaacttgagg GCCTCAACCCACCAACTGCTGAATGTCATGTAGAAAGTTTAG AGGAATATAAGAAGTGGATCCAGAGAGAACTTAAGTTTGTGACAGAGTATAACTCACTGCCTGGTGATCATGTGCTGCTGTCTGAGCGCTACATACAGCCTCTGATCATaatgagacacagagagaagaaagagagaacgGAAGAGTTGTGCTTCAAGGGAGAGAGTTTTCAGCAGCTCATAAGCTCAGAGAATGATgcagagaaagaaaacaatgtCCTGGATGCTCTTTTCAGTGCAGATAGTAAAGGAATCTGTCCTGGTGCTGTCATTCTTCAAGGGAACTCTGGGAAAGGCAAATCCGTCACTGCACAAAAGATCATGTTGGACTGGGCATCTGGAAACCATGGCAGAGAGAACTATGATTGTGTTTTTCACTTGAAATGCAAAGAACTGAACCAGATTTCTGAAGAGCAGAGTTTGGTGGAGATCTTGAGCATCAATTCTAATTTAACACCAGATCAGATCTTGCAGATCCTGCAGAAGTCACCAAAGAGAGTGCTGGTCCTCATCGATGGATTTGATGaactcaaattttcatttagtgacgcatcaaaTAAGTTAACGGCACGCAATCTGTATAAAAAAGATCCACCTGAGGCTTCTCTGACGGCCCTGTTGAGTGGTTGCCTTTTGCCTGAATCTTTCCTGCTGGTCACGACCAGATCTACAGCTACAGACACTCTGAGTGGTGTACTCAAGAAACCTCAGCGTTTAACTGAGATTATAGGTTTCTCTGAGAGGGAGGTGGAGGAGTACTTCCAGAAGTTCTTTCAAGCTGAGGAGCTCTTCAGGAACGCTTATGAGTCTGTGAAAGCAAATGAAACCCTGTTTACTGCCTGTTCCAGTCCTGTTATCTGCTGGATCATCTGCACAGTTATCAGAGAAAGATTCAATGATGGTGCATATGTAACAAGTGGTCTGGAAACAACCACATCCATATATGTTGACTTTGTGTTTATTCTGCTCAAGCATCACTGTCAGGGTTTGAGTGAGTCTGTCCCGACCCTGCTGAAGAGTCTGGGTCAGCTGGCAGAGAGAGGGGTGCTAGAACGACAAGTTTTGTTTGATGAAAAAAGTGTGAAGAAAGCTGTTTCAGACCCTGCTGGAAGTCCATTCCTGGGCAAGTtcctctttaaaaaaagaacacgACAGGAGACGATGTTCAGCTTCATGCATCTCAGCTTTCAGGAGTTTTTTACAGCTCTGTACTATGTGCTGGATGAAAAAGAGTTTTGTGGTAAACTAACAGAGTGGTTCCACTCTGAATTGCCTGAATATCATTTTTTCCCTGTGGTTCAGTTTCTCTGTGGTCTCTGTAATAAAGAAGTGAGTGACTCGCTCAAGGAAACACACAACGTATCTGTCCCACCTTCTGTACAAGCACAGTTGGAAGAATGGATCCTTCATTTcagaacaaaatattatttgcGCTATATTCTCCTCTGCCTGTATGAGCTTCATGAGAAGGACTTTGTGCAGAAAGCTGTTGAAGCTTGGCAGGAGATGGACATGTCATGGGATAGTCTGAACAGGACTGACTGCTGGGCGTTGGTGTATTGCCTGGAGTGTTGtcctcagttcagaagcctgaaTCTTAATTTTGCAGCAGAAGAGTTGAAGATGCTTCAGTCTGTGCTGTGCAGGACTCCAGAACTAGA GCTGGTTGTCCAAAACCTTGCAGACACGGATGTTTCTGATTTGATCTCAGCTCTTGGAGAAGAGAAGTTACTGAGAGCATTGAG ACTAAACAGCAAAGGTCTATCAGATCAAAGTGTTCGGCAGATTCTTCATGCTCTACACAAACAGAAGACTGTGGGTGGACTTCAGATTGCAGTGAAGAACATCACAGCTGACACCGCCCTCATCCTGACAGACTTCAtacagaacacagagaaatggGAAGAGATCGG TTTAAGGACAAATACGGATTGCAAGAATGCAGAGAGTCTTTGCTCAGGTTTACGACTTTATAACACAGATGGAATCTTTGC GTTGCATGTGGTGAGGTTGTGTTCAACGCCACAGAAAGCACCATCACTTTCTGAAATCATTCTGAGATATCCACATTCAGAGATGTCCGGTATGAATCTGAAGAACTTCTTACAGGCCTTCCATGATATAAACTGCTTAACCGAAGA AAATGCAGGTTTTGAGCAACAGGTGGATTCTTTGTTGTCTCATCTCTTCTCTTTTTCTGACTTGTCTGTGATAATTTCTGCTCCCCTCCTGACTGAGAAATGGGCGTCCAGAATCCTCTTCCTCATCCAGTCCTGCAGCAAGAGTCTGCCATTATACGT TGCTTTTAAAGCTGGTTTTCTGAGCTCTGATGGTGCAAAGTGGCTCCCTGGTCTTTTAATGGAGGAGGGAATCAGATTCCTGCAAGAGTCCCCTAAATATCCTCGTTGTACTCTAGTCATTGAAGG ACTCAGATGCTGTAAATCCACTGGCTGCTGCTCTCACCAGACTGATCAGATTAAAGAAATCGACTGCAACCAGAGTGTGACCATTGTTATCAGTAGGGGGAACTGTACAGAAGACTGTTCTGATCAGGAGTCCACTTAA
- the LOC130550142 gene encoding NACHT, LRR and PYD domains-containing protein 1 homolog isoform X2, producing the protein MDHNAIRAQFVDAHWATLVQRVGIAVMPIADELFSNKMLGSESYSMIKAAATNQEKMRVLVEVLHSGGNAVKSAFYSGLEKHAAFLLRDLSLNPPTAECHVESLEEYKKWIQRELKFVTEYNSLPGDHVLLSERYIQPLIIMRHREKKERTEELCFKGESFQQLISSENDAEKENNVLDALFSADSKGICPGAVILQGNSGKGKSVTAQKIMLDWASGNHGRENYDCVFHLKCKELNQISEEQSLVEILSINSNLTPDQILQILQKSPKRVLVLIDGFDELKFSFSDASNKLTARNLYKKDPPEASLTALLSGCLLPESFLLVTTRSTATDTLSGVLKKPQRLTEIIGFSEREVEEYFQKFFQAEELFRNAYESVKANETLFTACSSPVICWIICTVIRERFNDGAYVTSGLETTTSIYVDFVFILLKHHCQGLSESVPTLLKSLGQLAERGVLERQVLFDEKSVKKAVSDPAGSPFLGKFLFKKRTRQETMFSFMHLSFQEFFTALYYVLDEKEFCGKLTEWFHSELPEYHFFPVVQFLCGLCNKEVSDSLKETHNVSVPPSVQAQLEEWILHFRTKYYLRYILLCLYELHEKDFVQKAVEAWQEMDMSWDSLNRTDCWALVYCLECCPQFRSLNLNFAAEELKMLQSVLCRTPELELVVQNLADTDVSDLISALGEEKLLRALRLNSKGLSDQSVRQILHALHKQKTVGGLQIAVKNITADTALILTDFIQNTEKWEEIGLRTNTDCKNAESLCSGLRLYNTDGIFALHVVRLCSTPQKAPSLSEIILRYPHSEMSGMNLKNFLQAFHDINCLTEENAGFEQQVDSLLSHLFSFSDLSVIISAPLLTEKWASRILFLIQSCSKSLPLYVAFKAGFLSSDGAKWLPGLLMEEGIRFLQESPKYPRCTLVIEGLRCCKSTGCCSHQTDQIKEIDCNQSVTIVISRGNCTEDCSDQEST; encoded by the exons ATGGATCATAACGCAATAC GTGCTCAGTTTGTGGACGCTCACTGGGCGACACTCGTTCAGAGGGTGGGCATAGCGGTGATGCCAATAGCTGATGagcttttttcaaataaaatgctgGGAAGCGAGTCATACAGCATGATCAAAGCAGCAGCTACCAACCAGGAGAAAATGAGAGTGTTGGTTGAAGTCTTGCACTCTGGAGGAAACGCTGTTAAATCTGCCTTTTATTCTGGACTGGAAAAGCATGCAGCGTTTCTGCTTAGAGATCTGA GCCTCAACCCACCAACTGCTGAATGTCATGTAGAAAGTTTAG AGGAATATAAGAAGTGGATCCAGAGAGAACTTAAGTTTGTGACAGAGTATAACTCACTGCCTGGTGATCATGTGCTGCTGTCTGAGCGCTACATACAGCCTCTGATCATaatgagacacagagagaagaaagagagaacgGAAGAGTTGTGCTTCAAGGGAGAGAGTTTTCAGCAGCTCATAAGCTCAGAGAATGATgcagagaaagaaaacaatgtCCTGGATGCTCTTTTCAGTGCAGATAGTAAAGGAATCTGTCCTGGTGCTGTCATTCTTCAAGGGAACTCTGGGAAAGGCAAATCCGTCACTGCACAAAAGATCATGTTGGACTGGGCATCTGGAAACCATGGCAGAGAGAACTATGATTGTGTTTTTCACTTGAAATGCAAAGAACTGAACCAGATTTCTGAAGAGCAGAGTTTGGTGGAGATCTTGAGCATCAATTCTAATTTAACACCAGATCAGATCTTGCAGATCCTGCAGAAGTCACCAAAGAGAGTGCTGGTCCTCATCGATGGATTTGATGaactcaaattttcatttagtgacgcatcaaaTAAGTTAACGGCACGCAATCTGTATAAAAAAGATCCACCTGAGGCTTCTCTGACGGCCCTGTTGAGTGGTTGCCTTTTGCCTGAATCTTTCCTGCTGGTCACGACCAGATCTACAGCTACAGACACTCTGAGTGGTGTACTCAAGAAACCTCAGCGTTTAACTGAGATTATAGGTTTCTCTGAGAGGGAGGTGGAGGAGTACTTCCAGAAGTTCTTTCAAGCTGAGGAGCTCTTCAGGAACGCTTATGAGTCTGTGAAAGCAAATGAAACCCTGTTTACTGCCTGTTCCAGTCCTGTTATCTGCTGGATCATCTGCACAGTTATCAGAGAAAGATTCAATGATGGTGCATATGTAACAAGTGGTCTGGAAACAACCACATCCATATATGTTGACTTTGTGTTTATTCTGCTCAAGCATCACTGTCAGGGTTTGAGTGAGTCTGTCCCGACCCTGCTGAAGAGTCTGGGTCAGCTGGCAGAGAGAGGGGTGCTAGAACGACAAGTTTTGTTTGATGAAAAAAGTGTGAAGAAAGCTGTTTCAGACCCTGCTGGAAGTCCATTCCTGGGCAAGTtcctctttaaaaaaagaacacgACAGGAGACGATGTTCAGCTTCATGCATCTCAGCTTTCAGGAGTTTTTTACAGCTCTGTACTATGTGCTGGATGAAAAAGAGTTTTGTGGTAAACTAACAGAGTGGTTCCACTCTGAATTGCCTGAATATCATTTTTTCCCTGTGGTTCAGTTTCTCTGTGGTCTCTGTAATAAAGAAGTGAGTGACTCGCTCAAGGAAACACACAACGTATCTGTCCCACCTTCTGTACAAGCACAGTTGGAAGAATGGATCCTTCATTTcagaacaaaatattatttgcGCTATATTCTCCTCTGCCTGTATGAGCTTCATGAGAAGGACTTTGTGCAGAAAGCTGTTGAAGCTTGGCAGGAGATGGACATGTCATGGGATAGTCTGAACAGGACTGACTGCTGGGCGTTGGTGTATTGCCTGGAGTGTTGtcctcagttcagaagcctgaaTCTTAATTTTGCAGCAGAAGAGTTGAAGATGCTTCAGTCTGTGCTGTGCAGGACTCCAGAACTAGA GCTGGTTGTCCAAAACCTTGCAGACACGGATGTTTCTGATTTGATCTCAGCTCTTGGAGAAGAGAAGTTACTGAGAGCATTGAG ACTAAACAGCAAAGGTCTATCAGATCAAAGTGTTCGGCAGATTCTTCATGCTCTACACAAACAGAAGACTGTGGGTGGACTTCAGATTGCAGTGAAGAACATCACAGCTGACACCGCCCTCATCCTGACAGACTTCAtacagaacacagagaaatggGAAGAGATCGG TTTAAGGACAAATACGGATTGCAAGAATGCAGAGAGTCTTTGCTCAGGTTTACGACTTTATAACACAGATGGAATCTTTGC GTTGCATGTGGTGAGGTTGTGTTCAACGCCACAGAAAGCACCATCACTTTCTGAAATCATTCTGAGATATCCACATTCAGAGATGTCCGGTATGAATCTGAAGAACTTCTTACAGGCCTTCCATGATATAAACTGCTTAACCGAAGA AAATGCAGGTTTTGAGCAACAGGTGGATTCTTTGTTGTCTCATCTCTTCTCTTTTTCTGACTTGTCTGTGATAATTTCTGCTCCCCTCCTGACTGAGAAATGGGCGTCCAGAATCCTCTTCCTCATCCAGTCCTGCAGCAAGAGTCTGCCATTATACGT TGCTTTTAAAGCTGGTTTTCTGAGCTCTGATGGTGCAAAGTGGCTCCCTGGTCTTTTAATGGAGGAGGGAATCAGATTCCTGCAAGAGTCCCCTAAATATCCTCGTTGTACTCTAGTCATTGAAGG ACTCAGATGCTGTAAATCCACTGGCTGCTGCTCTCACCAGACTGATCAGATTAAAGAAATCGACTGCAACCAGAGTGTGACCATTGTTATCAGTAGGGGGAACTGTACAGAAGACTGTTCTGATCAGGAGTCCACTTAA